A window of the Tunturibacter empetritectus genome harbors these coding sequences:
- a CDS encoding 2Fe-2S iron-sulfur cluster-binding protein, which yields MSATSITITFSFTGETVPWTGEYPTILKLAEAHDIAISAGCEYGDCGTCLTDLISGEVEYLHNTGITPEPGTCLPCSCRPKTSVELRA from the coding sequence ATGTCTGCAACTTCCATCACCATTACCTTCTCCTTCACCGGCGAGACTGTGCCCTGGACCGGCGAGTACCCGACCATCCTCAAGCTCGCCGAGGCGCACGACATCGCTATCAGCGCCGGCTGCGAATACGGCGACTGCGGCACCTGTCTCACTGACCTTATCTCGGGTGAAGTCGAATACCTGCACAACACCGGCATTACGCCCGAGCCCGGCACCTGCCTGCCCTGCTCCTGCCGTCCGAAAACCTCCGTGGAGTTGCGCGCCTGA